The DNA region caatatatcCCAATACAAAACGTGTTGTTTTATAACCGTATTCACATATCATCTAAAAGATAATTATAGAAGTCAGCCTCTATTACTGCAATATTCCTCAAACAGCATTCGACAATTAACAATCAACCCTTCTGCAGGGAATCAGTTGCAGGTGCAGAGAAATTAAAAGACTTGAATGACGTAAAACCTCCATCTACCACCAAATTATGCCCACTAACATATTTGGCGTCCTCAGATGCAAGATAGACTGCAGCATTAGCTATATCAACAGGTTCACAGTTTGCTCCCTTTAACACACCAGTATTTTGTACCATTTCAATGAGTCTCAGAGCATCAACACCAGGATAAAGCCGACTCATTTCATCCAGCACGAATCGAGTTGGAACCGCGAAGGGTGATATGCTGTTAATCCTGATTCCATGACTGCTTAGCTCAGCTGCCGCAGAACGGACAAGTCCTATAACAGCTGACTTAGAGACAGAGTATGTATGCTGTGCTAGCCCACCCATTACTCCTGTTACACTGGCTGTGCATAGAATGGACCCAGTTCTACGGGGGATCATCACACGAGCTGAGTGTTTGATCCCAGCTACCACTCCTCGGACGTTGATGTTCATCACTCTGTCGAAAACTTGAAGATCCAGATCAACAATACTTGGGGGAGTGTTGCAGGCTACCCCAGCATTGTTGTACATTATGTCAAGTTTGCCATGTCTGGAGACTGTAAAATCAACAGCATTAGATATGTCGGATTCATTGGTGACATCACAAGCAATGAATGTGGCGTTGGCTCCAAGATCTTTTGCTGCTTCTTCACCAGTATGTTGATCGATATCAGCCATAACAACTGTAGCACCATTGTTGACAAATTTTGCAGCAGCTGCTTTTCCTATGCCCCTTGCTGCTCCAGTGATCAGCGCTACCTTTCCTTCTAGCTTTCTTTAtaacaaatataacaaaagaTTCTAATTACCGAATGAAAACTAAAATCTGCCTTCTTATTTGTAACGAAGACGAATGGTGTACTCTTGTATTTCAAGATTAATTTGTGCAGTGTACATACATCTAAATGCTCAGTGCAATATTGCCTAAAGA from Mangifera indica cultivar Alphonso chromosome 8, CATAS_Mindica_2.1, whole genome shotgun sequence includes:
- the LOC123223855 gene encoding short-chain dehydrogenase reductase 2a, which gives rise to MLRREIRKLEGKVALITGAARGIGKAAAAKFVNNGATVVMADIDQHTGEEAAKDLGANATFIACDVTNESDISNAVDFTVSRHGKLDIMYNNAGVACNTPPSIVDLDLQVFDRVMNINVRGVVAGIKHSARVMIPRRTGSILCTASVTGVMGGLAQHTYSVSKSAVIGLVRSAAAELSSHGIRINSISPFAVPTRFVLDEMSRLYPGVDALRLIEMVQNTGVLKGANCEPVDIANAAVYLASEDAKYVSGHNLVVDGGFTSFKSFNFSAPATDSLQKG